The Streptomyces sp. NBC_00691 genome has a segment encoding these proteins:
- a CDS encoding ABC transporter permease encodes MSAAYVVSDCWTMTRRELAHWARQPVQVLVGLVFPVMMLLMFGYLVGGGRSVDGDYVDFLVPGMLTLTMVFGLEGTMTAVTQDLNKGVIDRFRAMPMSDGAVLVGRSAADMLQSAVGLSVMVGVGYAIGWRADGGPGSTLGALGLLLLLRFAMLWIGIFLALVAGRAELVQAVQILVWPIGFLSNAFASPDSMPGWLGTFVEWNPMSATATAVRDLFGNPGGEPGHVWAAVVWPLALLAVFFPLAVRKFGRLGK; translated from the coding sequence ATGAGTGCGGCGTACGTGGTGAGCGACTGCTGGACGATGACCCGCCGGGAGCTGGCGCACTGGGCGCGGCAGCCGGTGCAGGTCCTGGTCGGCCTCGTGTTCCCGGTGATGATGCTGCTGATGTTCGGCTATCTGGTCGGCGGCGGCCGGAGCGTCGACGGCGACTACGTCGACTTCCTGGTGCCCGGGATGCTCACGCTGACCATGGTGTTCGGGCTCGAAGGCACCATGACGGCGGTGACGCAGGACCTGAACAAGGGCGTGATCGACCGGTTCCGGGCGATGCCGATGAGCGACGGCGCGGTGCTCGTGGGACGGTCGGCGGCCGACATGCTCCAGTCGGCGGTGGGGCTGTCGGTGATGGTCGGCGTCGGGTACGCGATCGGCTGGCGGGCCGACGGCGGACCGGGGAGCACCCTGGGTGCGCTGGGGCTGCTGCTCCTGCTGCGGTTCGCGATGCTGTGGATCGGGATCTTCCTCGCGCTGGTCGCGGGGCGGGCCGAGCTGGTGCAGGCGGTGCAGATCCTGGTCTGGCCCATCGGCTTCCTCTCCAACGCCTTCGCCTCCCCGGACTCGATGCCGGGCTGGCTCGGCACGTTCGTGGAGTGGAATCCGATGTCGGCGACCGCGACGGCGGTCCGTGACCTCTTCGGCAATCCGGGCGGCGAGCCGGGGCACGTCTGGGCGGCGGTCGTGTGGCCCCTGGCGCTGCTCGCGGTCTTCTTCCCGCTGGCGGTGCGGAAGTTCGGGCGGCTCGGGAAGTGA
- a CDS encoding ATP-binding cassette domain-containing protein, whose product MAAIGDAILVEGARKRYGEKDALSGLDLTVRRGTVHGLLGPNGAGKTTTVRILATLLRHDEGLVRVAGHDVRTEAREVRRRIGLLGQHAALDEELGGRQNLEMFGRLHHLGARRAGTRADELLERFGLTDTGRKPVKQFSGGMRRRLDLAASLITEPEVLFLDEPTTGLDPRGRGEVWESVRSLVGGGTTVLLTTQYLEEADQLADRISVVDRGRVVADGTADELKARVGVDRIDVVVRDRARLDEAAGLLPVPRAEVTVDADRRLLSAPVADRMASLAETVRVLGAAGIEAEDIALRRPTLDEVFLHLTGGPGGPGGSDGSDGSGASGGAPDGSGARQTEVAA is encoded by the coding sequence ATGGCGGCGATTGGGGACGCGATCCTCGTGGAGGGCGCGCGCAAGCGGTACGGCGAGAAGGACGCCCTGTCCGGTCTCGACCTCACGGTCCGGCGCGGCACCGTCCACGGCCTGCTCGGGCCCAACGGCGCGGGCAAGACGACGACCGTACGGATCCTGGCCACCCTGCTGCGCCACGACGAGGGCCTGGTGCGCGTGGCGGGGCACGACGTACGGACCGAGGCCCGTGAGGTACGGCGGCGGATCGGGCTGCTCGGGCAGCACGCGGCGCTCGACGAGGAGCTGGGCGGCCGGCAGAACCTGGAGATGTTCGGCCGGCTCCACCACCTGGGCGCCCGCCGTGCGGGCACCCGGGCCGACGAGCTCCTCGAGCGCTTCGGCCTCACCGACACCGGCCGCAAGCCGGTCAAGCAGTTCAGTGGCGGCATGCGGCGGCGGCTCGACCTGGCGGCCTCGCTGATCACGGAGCCCGAGGTGCTCTTCCTCGACGAGCCGACGACGGGACTCGACCCACGCGGGCGTGGCGAGGTCTGGGAGTCGGTGCGCTCGCTCGTCGGCGGAGGCACCACCGTGCTGCTGACCACGCAGTACCTGGAGGAGGCGGACCAGCTCGCGGACCGGATCTCGGTCGTGGACAGAGGACGGGTCGTGGCCGACGGCACGGCCGACGAGCTCAAGGCCCGGGTCGGGGTGGACCGCATCGACGTCGTCGTACGGGACCGGGCGCGGCTCGACGAGGCGGCCGGACTGCTGCCCGTGCCGCGGGCGGAGGTGACCGTGGACGCCGACCGGCGGCTGCTCAGCGCGCCGGTGGCGGACCGGATGGCCTCGCTCGCCGAGACCGTGCGGGTGCTGGGGGCGGCCGGGATCGAGGCGGAGGACATCGCCCTGCGGCGGCCGACGCTGGACGAGGTGTTCCTGCATCTGACGGGCGGGCCGGGCGGGCCGGGCGGGTCGGACGGGTCGGACGGGTCGGGTGCCTCGGGCGGTGCCCCGGACGGGTCGGGCGCGCGTCAGACGGAGGTGGCGGCATGA
- a CDS encoding PadR family transcriptional regulator, with amino-acid sequence MSAIRLLVLGAVKQHGRAHGYQVRNDLEFWGAHEWSHAKPGSIYHALKQMAKQGLLHAHEVAPSAVGGPPRVEYELTESGLAEYFALLREALTTYDQKMDVLSAGIGFIVDLPRAEAAELLRQRVRALDEWRTSVTEYYTPEGGPGQLGHIGEIMHMWVHSADAGKAWTLGLIERIEGGAYVFAGEGDPFVGVLAAGEENPYAT; translated from the coding sequence ATGTCGGCGATCCGTCTTCTCGTCCTGGGCGCGGTGAAGCAGCACGGCCGCGCCCACGGCTACCAGGTCCGCAACGACCTGGAGTTCTGGGGCGCGCACGAGTGGTCCCACGCCAAGCCGGGCTCGATCTATCACGCGCTCAAGCAGATGGCCAAGCAGGGGCTGCTGCACGCGCACGAGGTGGCGCCGAGCGCGGTGGGCGGGCCGCCGCGCGTCGAGTACGAGCTGACGGAGAGCGGCCTCGCGGAGTACTTCGCCCTGCTGCGCGAGGCGCTGACCACGTACGACCAGAAGATGGACGTCCTGTCGGCGGGCATCGGCTTCATCGTGGACCTGCCCCGGGCGGAGGCGGCGGAGCTGCTCCGGCAGCGGGTGCGGGCGCTCGACGAGTGGCGGACCTCGGTCACGGAGTACTACACGCCGGAGGGCGGCCCCGGTCAGCTCGGGCACATCGGCGAGATCATGCACATGTGGGTCCACTCGGCGGACGCCGGCAAGGCGTGGACACTCGGCCTGATCGAGCGGATCGAGGGCGGGGCGTACGTGTTCGCGGGCGAGGGCGATCCCTTCGTGGGTGTGCTCGCGGCGGGCGAGGAGAACCCCTACGCGACCTGA
- a CDS encoding DinB family protein: MVALVPTEAHGDERGALLNFVEAQRAALRRAVLGLSEEQAASRPSASELSLSGLIKHVAEVELNWLRMAQQQPNERVRTEATWGEGFRLVNGETIPEIVAFWDGVAKETEEYVRSVPSLDDTFPLPKAPWFPEDGRVSIRWMLLHLVQEAGRHAGHADVIRESLDGKGSFELIAAERAG, translated from the coding sequence ATGGTGGCTCTTGTTCCCACGGAGGCTCACGGCGACGAGCGCGGCGCGCTCCTCAACTTCGTCGAGGCGCAGCGCGCCGCGCTCCGCCGCGCGGTCCTCGGTCTCAGCGAGGAGCAGGCGGCGAGCCGCCCCAGCGCCAGCGAACTCAGCCTCTCCGGGCTGATCAAGCACGTCGCCGAGGTCGAGCTGAACTGGCTCCGGATGGCCCAGCAGCAGCCGAACGAGCGGGTGCGCACCGAGGCGACCTGGGGCGAGGGCTTCCGGCTCGTGAACGGCGAGACGATCCCGGAGATCGTGGCGTTCTGGGACGGCGTGGCGAAGGAGACCGAGGAGTACGTCCGCTCGGTGCCGAGCCTGGACGACACCTTCCCGCTGCCCAAGGCCCCCTGGTTCCCCGAGGACGGGCGGGTCTCCATCCGCTGGATGCTCCTCCACCTCGTACAGGAGGCCGGCCGGCACGCCGGGCACGCCGACGTCATCCGCGAGTCCCTGGACGGCAAGGGCTCCTTCGAGCTGATCGCGGCGGAGCGGGCGGGGTGA
- a CDS encoding aldehyde dehydrogenase family protein, which translates to MSHFTDLAHQYIDGEWKPGSGSWDIIDFNPYTGEKLASITVATAGEVDRAYRAAERAQAEWAETNPYTRRLVFERALRIVEDREEEIAETIVAELGGTRLKAAFELHLAKEFLREAVQLALRPEGRILPSPVDGKENRVYRVPVGVVGVISPFNFPFLLSIKSVAPALALGNAVVLKPHQNTPICGGTLVAKVLEEAGLPAGLLNVVVTDIAEIGDALLTHPVPKVISFTGSDKVGRHVATVCAQNFKHAVLELGGNSALIVLDDADVDYAVDAAVFSRFVHQGQVCMAANRILVDRTVEEEFTEKFVAKVKTLRVGDPADPATHIGPLINSQQAEAVSSLVDQTVEAGATALLHGTVDGNLVSPSVLTGFAPDAAILGQEIFGPVALIVPFDGEEEAVRIANDTPYGLSGAVHTGNVERGVRVAKRIHTGMIHINDGTVHDEPIVPFGGEKHSGVGRLNGEAMVESFTTQKWISIQHGRSRFPF; encoded by the coding sequence ATGTCGCACTTCACCGACCTGGCCCACCAGTACATCGACGGCGAGTGGAAGCCGGGCAGCGGCTCGTGGGACATCATCGACTTCAACCCGTACACGGGGGAGAAGCTCGCGTCGATCACCGTCGCCACCGCCGGTGAGGTCGACCGCGCGTACCGTGCCGCCGAGCGCGCCCAGGCCGAGTGGGCCGAGACCAACCCGTACACCCGCCGGCTCGTCTTCGAGCGCGCGCTGCGGATCGTCGAGGACCGAGAGGAGGAGATCGCCGAGACGATCGTCGCCGAGCTCGGCGGCACCCGTCTCAAGGCGGCCTTCGAACTGCACCTCGCCAAGGAGTTCCTGCGCGAGGCGGTCCAGCTGGCGCTGCGCCCCGAGGGGCGCATCCTGCCGTCGCCGGTCGACGGCAAGGAGAACCGCGTCTACCGCGTCCCGGTCGGCGTCGTCGGCGTCATCTCCCCCTTCAACTTCCCCTTCCTCCTGTCGATCAAGTCGGTCGCGCCCGCGCTGGCCCTCGGCAACGCGGTCGTCCTCAAGCCGCACCAGAACACCCCGATCTGCGGCGGCACCCTCGTCGCCAAGGTCCTGGAGGAGGCCGGCCTGCCGGCCGGTCTGCTGAACGTCGTGGTCACCGACATCGCCGAGATCGGCGACGCGCTCCTGACCCACCCCGTGCCGAAGGTCATCTCCTTCACCGGCTCCGACAAGGTCGGCCGCCACGTCGCCACGGTCTGCGCGCAGAACTTCAAGCACGCCGTCCTCGAACTCGGCGGCAACAGCGCCCTGATCGTGCTCGACGACGCCGACGTGGACTACGCGGTCGACGCGGCCGTCTTCAGCCGCTTCGTGCACCAGGGCCAGGTCTGCATGGCCGCCAACCGGATCCTGGTGGACCGGACGGTGGAGGAGGAGTTCACCGAGAAGTTCGTGGCGAAGGTGAAGACCCTGCGCGTCGGCGACCCCGCCGACCCCGCCACCCACATCGGTCCGCTCATCAACTCCCAGCAGGCGGAGGCAGTCTCCTCGCTCGTGGACCAGACGGTCGAGGCCGGCGCCACGGCGCTTCTGCACGGCACGGTCGACGGCAACCTCGTCTCCCCGTCCGTCCTCACCGGCTTCGCCCCGGACGCCGCGATCCTGGGCCAGGAGATCTTCGGCCCGGTCGCCCTGATCGTCCCCTTCGACGGCGAGGAGGAGGCCGTACGGATCGCCAACGACACCCCGTACGGGCTCAGCGGCGCCGTCCACACCGGGAACGTCGAGCGGGGTGTGCGGGTCGCCAAGCGGATCCACACCGGCATGATCCACATCAACGACGGCACCGTGCACGACGAGCCGATCGTGCCCTTCGGCGGCGAGAAGCACTCGGGTGTCGGGCGGCTCAACGGCGAGGCGATGGTGGAGAGCTTCACCACCCAGAAGTGGATCTCGATCCAGCACGGCCGGAGTCGGTTCCCCTTCTGA
- a CDS encoding helix-turn-helix domain-containing protein has translation MTAGESGGASGSVVRRILLGSQLRRLRESRGITREAAGYSIRASESKISRMELGRVSFKARDVEDLLTLYGVGDEAERGSLLGLAREANVAGWWHSFGDVLPGWFQTYIGLEGAASLIRVYEVQFVHGLLQTEAYAQAVVTRGMPGAPAAEIDRRVALRLERQKVLVSERAPQFHAVLDEAALRRPYGDRSVMRGQLRHLIEISEHPGVTLQIMPFSFGGHAGESGAFTMLSFPESDLSDIVYLEQLTSALYLDKREEVAQYQRVMERLQKEAPDPAESRDLLRGLLQLT, from the coding sequence GTGACCGCAGGCGAATCGGGCGGAGCGAGCGGGAGTGTGGTGCGGCGCATCCTGCTGGGCTCACAGCTGAGGCGGTTGCGCGAGTCGCGCGGGATCACCCGCGAGGCGGCCGGTTACTCGATCCGCGCGTCCGAATCCAAGATCAGCCGCATGGAGTTGGGACGGGTGAGCTTCAAGGCCAGGGACGTCGAGGATCTGCTCACGCTGTACGGGGTCGGGGACGAGGCCGAACGCGGCTCGCTCCTCGGGCTCGCCCGCGAGGCCAACGTCGCGGGCTGGTGGCACAGCTTCGGCGACGTCCTGCCGGGCTGGTTCCAGACCTACATCGGCCTGGAGGGCGCCGCCTCCCTCATCCGCGTCTACGAAGTGCAGTTCGTCCACGGCCTGTTGCAGACCGAGGCGTACGCCCAGGCCGTCGTCACCCGGGGCATGCCCGGCGCCCCCGCCGCCGAGATCGACCGCCGCGTCGCGCTCCGCCTCGAACGGCAGAAGGTTCTCGTCTCCGAGCGCGCCCCGCAGTTCCACGCGGTCCTCGACGAGGCCGCCCTGCGCCGCCCCTACGGCGACCGGTCCGTCATGCGGGGCCAGTTGAGGCATCTCATCGAGATCTCCGAGCACCCGGGCGTCACCCTCCAGATCATGCCCTTCAGCTTCGGCGGGCACGCCGGTGAGAGCGGCGCCTTCACGATGCTGAGCTTCCCCGAGTCCGACCTGTCCGACATCGTCTACCTGGAGCAGCTCACCAGCGCCCTCTACCTCGACAAGCGCGAGGAGGTCGCCCAGTACCAGCGCGTGATGGAGCGACTGCAGAAGGAAGCGCCCGATCCGGCCGAAAGCCGTGATCTTCTGCGAGGACTCCTCCAACTCACCTGA
- a CDS encoding ATP-binding protein codes for MGTNGSTVLEPLRQGLPPIDPGAVSTSASCALPARYEAVRGARKFTSATLDRWELTERFDDVALVVSELVTNALRHAVPADAPQEEGQNPPVRLHLMRWSSRLVCAVRDPSRESPEARGGEEDFAAESGRGLFLVDSFSDSWGWHPLAGTLRGKVVWALFRIGPE; via the coding sequence ATGGGGACGAATGGATCGACCGTGCTCGAGCCGTTACGGCAGGGCCTTCCGCCGATCGATCCCGGAGCCGTCTCCACCTCCGCCTCGTGCGCGCTGCCCGCGCGGTACGAAGCCGTGCGCGGAGCCCGGAAGTTCACCAGCGCGACGCTCGACCGCTGGGAGCTGACCGAGCGCTTCGACGATGTGGCCCTGGTCGTCTCCGAGCTCGTCACCAACGCGCTGCGCCACGCGGTGCCCGCCGACGCGCCCCAGGAAGAAGGCCAGAACCCACCGGTCCGCCTGCATTTGATGCGCTGGTCCTCGCGCCTGGTGTGCGCCGTGCGCGACCCCAGCAGGGAGAGCCCGGAGGCACGCGGCGGCGAGGAGGACTTCGCCGCCGAGTCGGGACGCGGACTGTTCCTGGTGGACTCGTTCAGCGACAGCTGGGGGTGGCACCCGCTCGCCGGCACGCTGCGCGGCAAGGTCGTCTGGGCGCTGTTCCGGATCGGTCCGGAGTAG
- a CDS encoding DUF397 domain-containing protein, giving the protein MAATELRGVVWQKSRHSNSQGSCVEFAKLPGGNVAVRNSRHPEGPALVYTPAEIEALLLGVKDGEFDHLV; this is encoded by the coding sequence ATGGCGGCCACGGAGCTGCGAGGCGTCGTGTGGCAGAAGAGCAGGCACAGCAACTCCCAGGGGTCCTGCGTGGAGTTCGCCAAACTGCCGGGGGGAAACGTTGCCGTACGCAACTCGCGCCACCCCGAAGGACCCGCCCTCGTCTACACGCCCGCGGAGATAGAGGCGCTCCTCCTCGGCGTCAAGGACGGCGAGTTCGACCACTTGGTGTGA
- a CDS encoding SigE family RNA polymerase sigma factor translates to MTGDTGTSGDFRAPATSEDDGFTEFAVAAWPRLVRTAQLLTGDFHEAEDLVQTTLAKVYARWRRVPRGEIDLYVRRALINNNLSRVRRKRVVHLLTPVLPESLRHTSAGHADAVEQRTALLAALADLTARQRAVMVLRYWEDLTELEIASVLNCSIGTVKTHARRGLTALRAHPGLGTVPAPSFPAPTGARR, encoded by the coding sequence ATGACCGGGGACACCGGGACCTCCGGGGACTTCCGGGCGCCCGCGACCTCCGAGGACGACGGCTTCACCGAGTTCGCCGTCGCCGCCTGGCCGCGTCTGGTGCGCACGGCCCAGCTCCTGACCGGGGACTTCCACGAGGCCGAGGACCTGGTGCAGACGACGCTGGCCAAGGTGTACGCGCGGTGGCGCCGGGTTCCGCGCGGGGAGATCGACCTCTACGTGCGCCGCGCGCTGATCAACAACAACCTCAGCCGGGTCCGCCGGAAGCGGGTCGTCCATCTCCTGACGCCGGTCCTGCCGGAGTCGCTGCGCCACACCTCGGCGGGCCATGCCGACGCGGTCGAGCAACGCACCGCGCTCCTGGCCGCGTTAGCGGATCTGACCGCCCGCCAGCGCGCGGTCATGGTGCTCCGCTACTGGGAGGATCTGACCGAGCTGGAGATCGCGAGCGTCCTCAACTGCTCGATCGGCACGGTCAAGACCCATGCCCGGCGCGGTCTGACCGCGCTGCGCGCCCACCCGGGGCTCGGCACCGTCCCCGCGCCGTCTTTCCCCGCCCCCACCGGAGCCCGACGATGA
- a CDS encoding FUSC family protein translates to MSWLRALKETARSGLTVERRRLDPVIAARAALGLALVIGFSLAVFGPAVAASSAFGAFQAAIATFQRSWRPRPTLALASGASLAVSTFIGYLTVSHGALFLALLLLWTFLSGLAWAAGPTAGIIASSNVAIMLVTVTLPTSVAEAAGHAAMIFAGGVVQAGLVVLLPVRPWGAQRDALADALAAEADYARRLRHDPVAPFDPLPLMHARAAAAVTPAQARRRPAELHGARGLAERIRPVLASLADPAVGVPEEGPARARVREMLGAAGSVLDAAAHAIRHGEPVALPDPAVAALHAPETLSLLHGPPRRAAIRLVALLGDVVETAEPRTETSGHGATPRERPTLVRLTPIVVAKARAELRRDSPILRHAIRVSAVTAAGYLLGTALPLGHGYWAPMASVMVMRPDFSQTYARSVARFGGTLVGVTLATAVVQWAHPGVYLSAGLAVVCAFAMYLLMRTGYAAGQVFVAAYVVFLLGMEGAGVTQTVRDRVTLTLVGGLLAMLAYAVYPAWETPRLRGRLADWLASVGRYAAVVTARYADPRGPGSPDVREALLDTRAARVAWQEAVERATHEPVRHRGLSHAAAEQAEHALAEFGRVAMLMEAHLPEPGAPPVAAAVTLAESLRRATERGARHIRERKTPQWDELRETVDAWDDDAPDHFLLHKGAVLLLEALDEVTTALTDSTRARTR, encoded by the coding sequence ATGAGCTGGCTCCGGGCGTTGAAGGAGACCGCCCGCTCCGGGCTCACCGTCGAGCGGCGGCGGCTCGACCCCGTCATCGCCGCCCGCGCCGCCCTCGGGCTCGCTCTCGTCATCGGCTTCTCGCTCGCCGTCTTCGGCCCCGCCGTCGCCGCCTCCTCCGCCTTCGGCGCCTTCCAGGCGGCCATCGCCACCTTCCAGCGTTCCTGGCGCCCCCGCCCCACCCTCGCCCTCGCCTCCGGCGCCAGCCTCGCCGTGTCGACCTTCATCGGCTATCTCACGGTCTCCCACGGGGCGCTCTTCCTCGCCCTGCTGCTCCTCTGGACGTTCCTCTCGGGGCTCGCCTGGGCCGCCGGGCCCACCGCCGGCATCATCGCCTCCTCCAACGTGGCGATCATGCTGGTCACGGTCACCCTCCCCACCTCCGTGGCCGAGGCCGCCGGCCACGCCGCCATGATCTTCGCGGGCGGTGTCGTCCAGGCCGGCCTGGTCGTCCTCCTCCCGGTCCGGCCCTGGGGCGCCCAGCGCGACGCCCTCGCGGACGCCCTCGCCGCCGAGGCGGACTACGCCCGCCGCCTCCGCCACGACCCGGTCGCCCCGTTCGACCCCCTGCCCCTCATGCACGCTCGCGCCGCCGCCGCCGTGACCCCCGCCCAGGCCCGCCGCCGCCCGGCCGAGCTCCACGGCGCCCGCGGCCTCGCCGAGCGCATCCGCCCGGTCCTCGCCTCCCTCGCCGACCCGGCCGTCGGTGTCCCGGAGGAAGGCCCCGCACGCGCGCGCGTGCGGGAGATGCTGGGAGCGGCGGGCTCCGTTCTGGACGCCGCCGCGCACGCGATCCGGCACGGCGAACCGGTCGCCCTCCCCGATCCCGCCGTCGCAGCCCTCCACGCCCCCGAGACCCTCTCGCTCCTGCACGGGCCGCCCCGCCGTGCCGCGATCCGTCTCGTCGCGCTGCTCGGCGACGTCGTCGAGACGGCCGAGCCGAGGACGGAGACCTCGGGCCACGGCGCCACGCCCCGGGAGCGCCCCACCCTCGTCCGCCTCACCCCGATCGTCGTCGCGAAGGCCCGCGCCGAGCTGCGCCGGGACTCGCCGATCCTGCGCCACGCGATCCGCGTCTCGGCGGTCACGGCCGCCGGCTACCTGCTGGGCACGGCGCTCCCGCTCGGCCACGGCTACTGGGCGCCGATGGCCTCGGTGATGGTGATGCGACCGGACTTCTCGCAGACGTACGCGCGCTCGGTGGCCCGCTTCGGCGGCACCCTCGTCGGAGTGACCCTCGCGACGGCGGTCGTCCAGTGGGCCCACCCGGGCGTGTATCTGTCGGCGGGCCTTGCCGTGGTGTGCGCCTTCGCGATGTACCTGCTGATGCGCACGGGATACGCGGCCGGCCAGGTCTTCGTCGCCGCGTACGTCGTGTTCCTGCTCGGCATGGAGGGCGCGGGGGTCACCCAGACCGTGCGGGACCGGGTGACGCTGACCCTGGTCGGCGGGCTGCTCGCGATGCTCGCGTACGCCGTCTACCCGGCCTGGGAGACGCCCCGGCTGCGCGGTCGGCTCGCCGACTGGCTCGCGTCGGTCGGCCGGTACGCGGCGGTCGTCACCGCGCGGTACGCCGATCCGCGCGGGCCCGGCAGCCCCGACGTACGGGAGGCGCTTCTGGACACCCGTGCGGCCCGCGTCGCCTGGCAGGAGGCCGTGGAGCGGGCGACGCACGAGCCCGTGCGGCACCGGGGCCTCTCGCACGCGGCGGCCGAACAGGCCGAGCACGCGCTCGCGGAGTTCGGGCGGGTGGCGATGCTCATGGAGGCGCACCTGCCGGAACCCGGCGCTCCGCCCGTGGCGGCCGCCGTGACCCTCGCGGAGTCGCTGCGGCGCGCCACGGAACGGGGCGCCAGGCACATCCGGGAGCGCAAGACGCCGCAGTGGGATGAGCTGCGCGAGACGGTCGACGCCTGGGACGACGACGCACCGGACCACTTCCTGCTGCACAAGGGCGCGGTGCTCCTCCTGGAAGCACTGGACGAGGTCACGACAGCCCTGACGGACTCCACGCGGGCGCGTACGCGGTAG
- a CDS encoding DUF2786 domain-containing protein, whose amino-acid sequence MGHEDGVSTSDTGGTSSAGDSGSTSGGSGTVERAFEALYARDDGSLDTAASLLAADRRADTELGRRGEEFVRTLWGRGWQPADLVRIARRDLSDAHLRVLTGLVLAETARYERLPHRWRSQLDELDASPGRPTDRFSHATTVLELYRLLVRLPRLDAVGPVPGEALPPGIAGEPRMLTRIRALLAKAEATGYPEEAEALTAKAQELMARHSLDEATLAAGAPSPESPGAVRIGVEPPYEQAKAILLDAVATANHCRAVWNEAYGFSTVVGFEADLDPVELLYTSLLVQGTAAMTRAEAEQRAGGRKRTKSFRQSFLLAYANRLGARLAATSRRVASEAPTLLPALASRDLAVTTRTDELFPETRSTRVRAAWDEEGWTHGASAADRAGLGPERRGVEGRGPGRGGGNRR is encoded by the coding sequence ATGGGACACGAGGACGGCGTGAGCACGAGCGACACCGGCGGCACGAGCAGCGCCGGAGACAGCGGCAGCACCAGCGGCGGCAGCGGCACGGTCGAGCGGGCCTTCGAGGCGCTGTACGCGCGCGACGACGGGTCCCTCGACACGGCGGCCTCGCTGCTGGCCGCCGACCGGCGCGCCGACACGGAACTGGGCCGGCGCGGCGAGGAGTTCGTGCGGACCCTGTGGGGCCGCGGCTGGCAGCCCGCCGACCTCGTACGCATCGCCCGCCGCGACCTCTCCGACGCGCACCTCCGGGTGCTGACCGGCCTGGTCCTGGCCGAGACGGCCCGCTACGAGAGGCTGCCGCACCGCTGGCGGTCCCAGCTCGACGAGCTGGACGCGTCCCCCGGCCGGCCGACGGACCGCTTCTCGCACGCGACGACGGTCCTGGAGCTGTACCGGCTCCTGGTGCGGCTGCCGAGGCTCGACGCGGTCGGCCCCGTGCCGGGGGAGGCGCTGCCGCCGGGCATCGCGGGGGAGCCGCGGATGCTGACCCGGATCCGGGCGCTGCTCGCGAAGGCGGAGGCGACGGGGTACCCGGAGGAGGCGGAGGCCCTCACCGCCAAGGCGCAGGAACTGATGGCGCGGCACAGCCTGGACGAGGCGACGCTCGCGGCCGGGGCGCCGTCGCCGGAGTCGCCGGGGGCGGTCCGGATCGGGGTGGAGCCGCCGTACGAGCAGGCGAAGGCGATCCTGCTCGACGCGGTCGCGACGGCGAACCACTGCCGGGCGGTGTGGAATGAGGCGTACGGCTTCTCGACGGTGGTCGGCTTCGAGGCGGACCTGGACCCGGTGGAGCTGCTCTACACCTCGCTGCTCGTGCAGGGGACGGCGGCGATGACCCGGGCGGAGGCGGAACAGCGGGCGGGGGGCCGCAAGCGCACGAAGTCGTTCCGGCAGTCGTTCCTGCTGGCGTACGCGAACCGGCTCGGCGCGCGTCTCGCGGCGACGTCCCGCCGTGTTGCGTCCGAGGCCCCGACCCTTCTCCCGGCCCTCGCCTCACGGGACCTGGCGGTCACCACCCGCACGGACGAACTCTTCCCGGAAACCCGGTCCACGCGCGTGCGTGCGGCCTGGGACGAGGAGGGCTGGACGCACGGCGCCTCGGCTGCGGACCGCGCGGGGCTCGGGCCGGAGCGGCGGGGGGTCGAGGGACGAGGGCCCGGCCGGGGCGGCGGGAACAGGCGCTGA